In one window of Ptiloglossa arizonensis isolate GNS036 chromosome 5, iyPtiAriz1_principal, whole genome shotgun sequence DNA:
- the LOC143147419 gene encoding uncharacterized protein LOC143147419, which yields MLIKGRINMVTPSIVAMYEFFSPKVTVKNDITYGMTYIRNVPYNNFHLCVHFQLCFAICDATFESFIELTVSRDLKKKTVRSMDVNRATKDRLGRGELGQNEGSEQITEPRWSATLSSCTQREASGTQRAHGYGMRASRYGSLAATVQPRQGLMVLRYFPTGYGTGSRKKRRAPIQGAASGPKVTHRT from the exons ATGCTTATAAAGGGCAGAATCAATATGGTTACTCCGTCGATAGTTGCCATG tatgaatttttttcaccgaaagtcaccGTCAAAAACGACATTACATATGGGATGAC TTATATACGTAACGTTCCTTACAACAATTTTCACCTTTGTGTACACTTCCAGCTCTGTTTTGCAATCTGCGACGCAACATTCGAGTCGTTCATCGAATTGACGGTGTCGCGCGACCTAAAGAAAAAG ACAGTACGATCCATGGACGTGAATCGTGCGACGAAGGATCGCCTCGGTCGTGGGGAACTCGGGCAGAACGAAGGCAGCGAGCAAATCACGGAACCACGGTGGTCAGCCACTTTATCCTCGTGCACACAGCGAGAGGCATCGGGCACACAGCGAGCACACGGCTACGGCATGCGTGCGTCCCGCTATGGGAGTTTGGCAGCGACGGTCCAGCCCCGACAGGGTCTCATGGTGTTGCGTTACTTTCCCACAG GCTACGGGACTGGGAGCCGGAAGAAGCGAAGGGCCCCGATACAGGGCGCAGCTTCGGGACCAAAAGTCACTCACCGTACGTGA